The window GCACGGACGACCTGGGACGCGACCTCGCGAGCCGGGTCATCGTGGCGGCGCGCGCGGACCTCGCCATCGTCGTGCTGGGAATGGCCATGGCGACGGCGCTGGCAGTGCCGGCGGGGCTCGTCGCGGGCTTCGCCGGGGGCGCCACCGACCGGATCCTCACCGGCGTGTCGGACGCCGCCTTGACGTTTCCGTCGCTGGTGCTTGCGGTCGTGCTCGTGAGTCTCTTCGGCGCGGGGTTGCAGAGCGTCGTGCTGGCGGTCGGGCTCACGACCGCCCCGGCGCTTGCGCGCTTGATCCGAAGCCTCGCCTTGACGACGGCGGGCGCCGAGTACGTGCACGCCGCGCGGGCCCTCGGCGCCGGTCCGCTCCGCCTCCTGCGCCGGCACGTCGTGCCCAACATCGCGGGCCGCGTGATCGTCTACACAACGCTCATGGGCAGCTATGCGATGCTGACCGTCACCGCGCTCGGCTTCCTGGGGCTCGGCGTGCAGCCGCCCGCGGCCGAGTGGGGCAACATGCTGGCGACGACCCGCAC of the bacterium genome contains:
- a CDS encoding ABC transporter permease, with amino-acid sequence MRKRLGRLLHVPAMAVGIGLVTGYVLLGAVAPRIAPYDPNTQNLAASLQPPSPRHWLGTDDLGRDLASRVIVAARADLAIVVLGMAMATALAVPAGLVAGFAGGATDRILTGVSDAALTFPSLVLAVVLVSLFGAGLQSVVLAVGLTTAPALARLIRSLALTTAGAEYVHAARALGAGPLRLLRRHVVPNIAGRVIVYTTLMGSYAMLTVTALGFLGLGVQPPAAEWGNMLATTRTYVATAPWLLAAPGIAIVLFIFGVNSLGDALRDLFDPKLLWRP